One Sphingomicrobium marinum genomic window carries:
- a CDS encoding DUF885 domain-containing protein: protein MAADHHATATSEAERLTAWFDEKFEEELAFSPIRQTALGRRTDYDKIDDYSNAAIDRQLAWRRAAVAEMRANFDYDTLPADAQLSWLMFEWRLEQAEQDARYRDRMYILHQMNGTHTQLPSFLISQHAVESDSDMQAFIARVGGIGRAIDQLLVRVQANAVRDVRPPQFAYDAVIEESRKLTSGAPFSGDGDSALWEAGTAHIEALRESGAIDAMRADVLRSELRNALLTQMGPAYRRLADWFEADRPNADAEARGVWALDEGRAFYLNRLAAMTTTELTANEIHDIGLSEVARIRGEMEAIKDQVGFDGTLEEFFTFMREDDRFYFSNDDAGAQDYIAAAEKHLAFINERLPEFFGVLPKADLVVKRVEPFREQDGAAQHYRPGTPDGSRPGVYYAHLSDMRAMPIPPLEVIAYHEGNPGHHMQNSIAQELEGVPNFRSQGDYISAFGEGWALYSELLAKEMGAYEDPYSDFGRLTTEMWRAIRLVVDTGIHSKGWGEQQAIDYFLANSPMPETTVRSEVRRYIVWPGQATAYKIGMIKIQDLRAMAERELGDEFDIRGFHDTVLGGGPVPLGILEKRVEQWVAAKKAD, encoded by the coding sequence ATGGCCGCCGATCATCATGCAACTGCGACCAGCGAGGCCGAACGCCTCACGGCGTGGTTTGACGAGAAGTTCGAAGAGGAATTGGCGTTTTCCCCGATCCGGCAGACCGCGCTCGGCCGGCGAACCGATTATGACAAGATCGACGATTATTCGAATGCGGCGATCGATCGCCAGCTGGCGTGGCGTCGCGCCGCCGTCGCCGAGATGCGTGCGAACTTCGATTATGACACGCTCCCCGCGGATGCACAGCTCAGCTGGCTGATGTTCGAATGGCGGCTCGAACAGGCGGAGCAGGACGCGCGTTATCGCGACCGCATGTACATTCTCCATCAGATGAACGGCACGCATACGCAGTTGCCGAGCTTTCTGATCAGCCAGCACGCTGTCGAGAGCGACAGCGACATGCAGGCCTTCATTGCGCGTGTTGGCGGCATCGGGCGGGCGATCGACCAGTTGCTGGTGCGCGTACAGGCCAACGCCGTGCGCGACGTGCGCCCGCCGCAATTCGCCTATGACGCGGTCATCGAAGAATCGCGCAAGCTGACCAGCGGCGCGCCGTTCTCCGGGGACGGCGACAGCGCCTTATGGGAGGCGGGGACAGCGCATATCGAAGCGCTGCGCGAGAGCGGCGCGATCGATGCGATGCGCGCCGATGTGCTGCGAAGCGAACTGCGTAATGCGCTGCTCACGCAAATGGGTCCGGCCTACCGCCGCTTGGCCGACTGGTTCGAGGCTGACCGGCCCAATGCCGATGCCGAAGCGCGCGGGGTTTGGGCGCTCGATGAAGGCAGGGCCTTTTACCTCAATCGGCTGGCGGCGATGACGACGACCGAATTGACCGCGAACGAGATCCACGACATCGGTCTTTCCGAGGTCGCTCGCATTCGCGGCGAGATGGAGGCGATCAAGGACCAGGTCGGCTTCGACGGCACGCTCGAAGAATTTTTCACCTTCATGCGCGAGGACGACCGCTTCTATTTCTCGAACGATGATGCGGGGGCGCAGGACTATATCGCGGCCGCCGAGAAGCACCTGGCGTTCATCAACGAGCGCCTGCCCGAATTCTTCGGCGTGCTGCCAAAGGCCGATCTTGTCGTGAAGCGGGTCGAACCTTTCCGCGAACAGGACGGCGCGGCGCAGCATTATCGCCCCGGCACGCCGGACGGATCGCGCCCTGGTGTCTATTACGCGCATCTCAGCGACATGCGGGCGATGCCGATCCCGCCGCTGGAAGTGATTGCCTATCACGAAGGCAATCCTGGCCATCACATGCAAAACAGCATTGCGCAGGAACTTGAGGGCGTCCCCAATTTCCGCAGCCAGGGCGACTATATCTCCGCTTTTGGCGAGGGCTGGGCGCTCTATTCGGAGCTGCTGGCGAAGGAAATGGGCGCGTATGAGGATCCCTATTCGGACTTCGGACGACTGACGACCGAAATGTGGCGCGCCATTCGGCTAGTGGTGGACACGGGTATTCATTCGAAGGGCTGGGGCGAGCAGCAGGCGATCGACTATTTCCTCGCCAATTCGCCGATGCCCGAAACCACCGTGCGTTCCGAGGTACGCCGTTACATCGTCTGGCCCGGACAGGCGACGGCCTACAAGATCGGCATGATCAAGATTCAGGACCTGCGCGCCATGGCGGAGCGTGAACTGGGCGACGAATTCGACATTCGCGGCTTCCACGACACGGTGCTTGGCGGTGGTCCGGTGCCGCTTGGCATCCTGGAGAAGCGCGTCGAGCAGTGGGTGGCGGCGAAGAAAGCCGACTAG
- a CDS encoding ArsR/SmtB family transcription factor → MTGDLPLTHRFQALGDATRLRILMLVAQVELTVGEIAHVLGQSQPSISRHVRILDEAGLVRRRREGAWVFVEPARDTADYLLSGLIAGTATADDEAVFAADASRLAAVQRERAEAAAIYFAERAEQWDTLRQLHVSETDVEAAMEGLVGSRPIGRLVDIGTGTGRMLEIFAPRASDAIGIDRSPEMLRLARVKLDEAGVTGASLRQGDMFALPLPDDHADTVILHLVLHFAATPGQVIAEAARILRPGGQLLIADFAPHEREELRRQLKHQRLGFADDAMQRWFSAANLEGEAPLCLDGGELSVNLWRATYPPISRSEAA, encoded by the coding sequence ATGACCGGCGACCTGCCTCTCACACACCGCTTCCAGGCGCTTGGCGATGCGACGCGACTGCGCATCCTTATGCTGGTGGCGCAGGTCGAGCTGACGGTGGGTGAGATCGCGCATGTGCTAGGGCAAAGCCAGCCGAGCATTTCGCGCCACGTGCGGATCCTCGATGAAGCCGGGCTGGTCCGCCGTCGCCGCGAAGGGGCCTGGGTGTTCGTCGAACCGGCACGCGACACAGCCGATTATCTCTTGTCGGGGTTGATTGCGGGCACCGCCACGGCGGACGATGAAGCGGTCTTCGCCGCCGATGCATCGCGCCTTGCCGCCGTGCAGCGCGAACGCGCCGAAGCCGCCGCAATCTATTTTGCCGAACGCGCCGAGCAGTGGGATACGCTGCGCCAGCTCCATGTTTCGGAGACCGATGTCGAAGCGGCAATGGAAGGGCTGGTCGGTTCGCGGCCCATCGGCCGACTGGTCGATATCGGAACGGGCACGGGCCGGATGCTGGAAATCTTCGCGCCGCGCGCGAGCGATGCGATCGGGATCGACCGGTCGCCCGAAATGCTGCGCCTGGCGCGGGTCAAGCTGGACGAGGCGGGCGTCACCGGCGCAAGCCTTCGCCAGGGCGACATGTTCGCCCTTCCGCTTCCCGATGATCACGCCGATACGGTCATCCTGCACCTGGTCCTGCATTTTGCGGCGACGCCCGGGCAGGTCATCGCCGAGGCAGCGCGCATCCTGCGCCCCGGCGGCCAACTGTTGATCGCCGATTTCGCGCCGCACGAGCGCGAGGAATTGCGGCGCCAGCTCAAACACCAACGTCTTGGTTTTGCCGACGACGCCATGCAGCGCTGGTTCAGCGCTGCCAACCTGGAAGGCGAGGCGCCGCTTTGCCTCGATGGCGGCGAATTGTCGGTTAATCTGTGGCGCGCCACCTATCCCCCCATTTCGCGAAGTGAAGCGGCATGA
- the metF gene encoding methylenetetrahydrofolate reductase [NAD(P)H], translating to MTVQHPSPLFEHTAGDVEVSFEFFPPKTDKAQEKLWNVIGELAPLGPRFVSVTYGAGGSTRERTHETVKRIVEETPLTPAAHLTCVNASRDEVQDIAQAYWDAGVRHIVALRGDPPDGERFTPHPDGYANAAELVAGLKEVADFDISVAAYPETHPEAQSSDSDIDHLLRKIDAGASRAITQFFFRPDAFFDLQEKVAARGRQVELVPGILPVTNVARTRQFAQQCGTAIPEWMDKKFEGLDDVPRARDLIAATAAAELCGRLYAGGVRHFHFYTLNRAALSWAICHMLGVKR from the coding sequence ATGACAGTACAGCATCCCAGTCCCCTGTTCGAACATACGGCGGGCGACGTCGAAGTCAGTTTCGAATTCTTCCCGCCCAAGACCGACAAGGCGCAGGAGAAATTGTGGAACGTCATCGGCGAACTCGCGCCGCTTGGGCCGCGCTTCGTGTCGGTAACCTACGGCGCGGGCGGTTCTACCCGTGAGCGCACGCATGAAACGGTCAAGCGGATCGTCGAGGAAACGCCGCTGACCCCGGCAGCGCACCTCACCTGCGTCAATGCGAGCCGCGATGAGGTGCAGGACATCGCGCAAGCTTACTGGGATGCCGGTGTGCGGCATATCGTGGCGCTGCGCGGCGATCCGCCCGATGGCGAACGCTTCACGCCGCATCCCGATGGTTATGCCAACGCCGCCGAGCTGGTGGCGGGGCTCAAGGAGGTCGCCGATTTCGATATCTCGGTCGCCGCCTATCCCGAAACGCATCCCGAAGCGCAAAGCAGCGACAGCGATATCGATCACTTGCTGCGCAAGATCGATGCGGGTGCGAGCCGCGCGATAACCCAATTCTTCTTCAGGCCGGATGCCTTCTTCGATCTGCAGGAGAAGGTGGCGGCGCGCGGGCGTCAGGTCGAGCTGGTGCCGGGCATCCTGCCGGTGACCAATGTCGCGCGCACGCGCCAGTTCGCGCAGCAATGCGGGACCGCCATCCCCGAATGGATGGACAAGAAATTCGAGGGGCTCGACGATGTGCCGCGGGCGCGCGACCTGATTGCCGCGACGGCCGCTGCCGAATTGTGCGGTCGGCTCTATGCGGGCGGTGTTCGCCACTTTCACTTCTACACGCTCAACCGGGCGGCGTTGAGCTGGGCCATCTGTCACATGCTGGGAGTGAAGCGATGA
- a CDS encoding homocysteine S-methyltransferase family protein encodes MSAAEAFKAAAATRVLVKDGAYGTMIQREGLKEAEFAGDTTLGHEQRGNNDLLNITAPTVIEGIAARFAAAGADLLATNTFNANAISQADYGAEKLVREINVEAAKIIRRVADAHGSDEKRIFVAGAVGPTNKTLSLSPDVSDPGFREVTFDHVKDVYREQVEALAEGGVDFILIETIFDTLNAKAAIMAVREAEEALGRDLPIMISMTLTDLSGRNLSGHTVEGFWATIAHANPLTVGLNCSFGAEALRPHLKALTDKAPGLVMAYPNAGLPNDLGEYDEAAADTARQVSEWLDEGLVNIVGGCCGTTPEHIAAIAQVCEGASPRALPVRDDAMLLAGLETLRVAA; translated from the coding sequence ATGAGCGCGGCAGAAGCATTCAAGGCTGCTGCGGCGACGCGGGTGCTTGTCAAGGACGGCGCCTACGGCACGATGATCCAGCGCGAAGGGCTCAAGGAAGCCGAATTTGCCGGCGACACGACGCTGGGCCACGAACAGCGCGGCAACAACGATCTTCTCAATATCACCGCGCCCACGGTGATCGAAGGTATCGCCGCGCGCTTTGCGGCGGCAGGCGCGGACCTGCTGGCCACCAACACGTTCAACGCCAACGCGATCAGTCAGGCCGACTATGGCGCCGAAAAGCTGGTGCGCGAGATCAACGTGGAGGCCGCCAAAATCATCCGCCGGGTCGCCGATGCGCACGGTAGTGACGAAAAGCGGATATTTGTCGCGGGTGCCGTCGGGCCCACCAACAAGACCTTATCCCTGTCGCCCGATGTCAGCGATCCCGGTTTTCGCGAAGTGACCTTCGATCACGTCAAGGATGTCTACCGCGAGCAGGTCGAGGCACTGGCCGAGGGCGGCGTCGATTTCATCCTGATCGAAACCATTTTCGATACGCTCAACGCCAAGGCCGCCATCATGGCCGTGCGCGAGGCCGAGGAGGCCCTGGGCCGCGACTTGCCGATCATGATCTCGATGACGCTTACCGACCTGTCGGGGCGCAATCTTTCCGGCCATACGGTCGAAGGCTTCTGGGCGACTATCGCGCACGCCAATCCGCTAACCGTCGGCCTTAATTGCAGCTTCGGTGCCGAGGCGCTGCGCCCGCATTTGAAAGCACTTACCGACAAGGCGCCGGGGCTCGTCATGGCCTATCCCAATGCCGGCCTCCCCAACGATCTGGGCGAATATGACGAGGCTGCGGCCGACACGGCGCGCCAGGTCAGCGAATGGCTCGACGAAGGGCTGGTCAACATTGTTGGCGGCTGCTGCGGAACGACGCCCGAACATATCGCCGCCATCGCCCAGGTTTGCGAAGGCGCATCGCCGCGCGCGCTCCCCGTGCGCGACGACGCGATGTTGCTGGCGGGGCTCGAAACGCTGCGGGTGGCCGCCTGA
- the metH gene encoding methionine synthase — translation MNAPLPQSDTDLANRFVMIGERTNVTGSARFKKLILNDDYDTAVEVARQQVENGAQIIDVNMDEALLDGVAAMDTFLKRIAAEPDIARVPVMVDSSKWEVIEAGLKVVPGKPIVNSISLKEGEDEFLRLARKVRGYGAAVVVMAFDETGQADTKDRKVEICKRAYDLLVEDGFPPYDIIFDPNVFAVATGIDEHRRYGIDFIEACTEIRKRCPHAHISGGLSNLSFSFRGNETVRRALHSVFLYHAIPAGLGMAIVNAGQLDVYDEIDPELRDACEDVLFDRHDEATEKLIELAQRHQGGAKANASDTAWRDTPVTERLAHALVKGNDKHIVADVEEARQGAGRAIEVIEGPLMDGMNRVGDLFGSGKMFLPQVVKSARVMKKAVAHLLPFIEAENVGKANANKGRIIMATVKGDVHDIGKNIVGVVLQCNGYEVIDLGVMVGWPDILAAAKRHGADMIGLSGLITPSLDEMVYNATEMEREGMTIPLLIGGATTSRVHTALKISPARSGPVIHVTDASRAVGVATKLVGDDADSYTAEIAAEYEKVRAGRQGKGKSSLATLEEARANGFTLDPAGKAPAPAKPGPHHFDDWPLDDFVRTIDWTPFFRSWELHGNYPAILDDDVVGESARDLKRDADAMLEKIVAEKWLTARADCAIWPAHRDGDDIIVGDRRVPMLRQQVKKREGRPNMCLADFVLEDDHVGGFAVAIHGAEDRAKAFEAAGDDYQAILLKALADRLAEAFAERLHQHVRTDLWGYAAEENLTNEALIAEKYRGIRPAPGYPACPDHSLKPILFEMLGGEPAGISLTENFAMWPASAVSGYYFGHEQAHYFGVARVGRDQLEEYAQRRDVGLDTAQRWLSPNLDESAVSG, via the coding sequence ATGAACGCTCCGCTGCCTCAAAGCGATACCGACCTCGCCAACCGCTTCGTCATGATCGGCGAGCGCACCAACGTCACCGGGTCGGCGCGCTTCAAGAAGCTGATCCTCAACGACGATTATGACACCGCAGTGGAGGTTGCCCGCCAGCAGGTCGAAAACGGCGCGCAGATTATCGACGTGAACATGGACGAAGCGCTGCTCGATGGTGTCGCCGCGATGGATACCTTCCTCAAGCGCATTGCCGCCGAACCCGATATCGCGCGGGTGCCGGTGATGGTCGACAGCTCCAAGTGGGAGGTGATCGAGGCAGGGCTGAAGGTCGTGCCCGGCAAGCCGATCGTCAACTCGATCAGTCTCAAGGAAGGCGAGGACGAGTTTCTTCGCCTTGCGCGCAAGGTGCGCGGCTATGGTGCCGCCGTTGTCGTGATGGCGTTTGACGAAACCGGGCAGGCCGACACCAAGGATCGCAAGGTCGAGATCTGCAAGCGGGCCTATGACTTGCTCGTGGAAGACGGCTTCCCGCCCTATGACATCATTTTCGATCCCAACGTCTTTGCAGTGGCGACAGGTATCGACGAGCATCGCCGCTACGGAATCGATTTCATCGAGGCCTGCACCGAGATCCGCAAGCGCTGCCCGCACGCGCATATCTCGGGCGGATTGTCCAACCTCAGCTTCTCGTTTCGCGGGAATGAAACGGTGCGCCGCGCGCTGCACAGCGTCTTCCTGTATCACGCTATCCCAGCGGGGCTCGGCATGGCCATCGTCAATGCCGGCCAGCTCGACGTCTATGACGAGATCGATCCCGAACTGCGCGATGCGTGCGAAGATGTCTTGTTTGACCGCCATGACGAGGCGACCGAAAAGCTGATCGAGCTGGCGCAGCGCCATCAGGGCGGCGCCAAGGCCAATGCCAGTGACACCGCATGGCGCGACACGCCCGTTACCGAGCGGCTCGCCCATGCGCTGGTCAAGGGCAACGACAAGCATATCGTTGCCGATGTCGAGGAAGCCCGGCAGGGCGCGGGCCGCGCCATCGAGGTCATCGAAGGGCCATTGATGGACGGCATGAACCGCGTCGGCGACCTGTTCGGATCGGGCAAGATGTTCCTGCCGCAGGTGGTCAAATCGGCGCGCGTCATGAAAAAGGCGGTGGCCCACCTGCTGCCCTTCATCGAAGCCGAGAACGTGGGCAAGGCCAACGCCAACAAGGGCCGCATCATCATGGCCACCGTGAAGGGCGACGTGCACGATATCGGCAAGAATATCGTCGGTGTCGTGCTGCAGTGTAACGGGTACGAGGTGATCGATCTTGGCGTGATGGTCGGCTGGCCGGACATCCTTGCTGCCGCCAAGCGCCACGGAGCGGACATGATCGGCCTTTCGGGGCTGATCACCCCCAGCCTCGATGAGATGGTCTACAATGCGACCGAGATGGAGCGCGAAGGGATGACCATCCCGCTGCTGATCGGCGGGGCGACGACCAGCCGCGTGCATACCGCGCTCAAGATTTCGCCGGCGCGCTCGGGCCCGGTCATCCACGTCACCGACGCAAGCCGCGCGGTGGGCGTTGCCACCAAGCTGGTGGGGGACGATGCCGACTCCTACACCGCGGAAATTGCTGCCGAATACGAGAAAGTCCGCGCTGGCCGGCAGGGCAAGGGCAAGTCCTCGCTGGCTACGCTTGAAGAAGCGCGCGCGAACGGCTTCACGCTCGATCCCGCTGGCAAGGCACCCGCACCCGCCAAGCCCGGTCCGCATCATTTCGACGACTGGCCACTCGACGATTTCGTGCGGACGATCGACTGGACGCCATTCTTCCGCAGCTGGGAGCTGCACGGCAATTATCCGGCCATTCTCGACGACGATGTGGTCGGTGAAAGCGCGCGCGACCTGAAGCGCGATGCCGATGCGATGCTCGAAAAGATCGTCGCGGAAAAATGGCTGACCGCGCGCGCGGATTGCGCGATCTGGCCGGCGCACCGCGATGGCGATGATATCATCGTTGGCGACCGCCGCGTCCCGATGCTGCGCCAGCAGGTCAAGAAGCGCGAAGGGCGGCCAAACATGTGCCTCGCCGACTTCGTCCTCGAAGACGATCATGTCGGCGGCTTCGCGGTCGCGATCCACGGCGCTGAGGATCGCGCCAAGGCGTTCGAGGCGGCGGGTGACGATTACCAGGCGATCCTCTTGAAAGCGCTGGCCGATCGGCTGGCCGAGGCCTTTGCCGAGCGGCTGCACCAGCATGTTCGCACCGACTTGTGGGGCTATGCCGCCGAGGAGAACCTCACCAACGAGGCGCTGATTGCGGAAAAATATCGCGGTATTCGCCCGGCTCCGGGATATCCCGCTTGTCCCGACCACAGCCTCAAGCCGATCCTGTTCGAGATGCTCGGCGGTGAACCCGCCGGGATATCGCTGACGGAAAATTTTGCGATGTGGCCGGCAAGTGCCGTGTCGGGCTACTATTTCGGGCATGAGCAGGCGCACTATTTCGGTGTGGCACGCGTGGGTCGTGACCAGCTCGAGGAATATGCGCAGCGCCGCGACGTCGGCCTTGATACGGCCCAAAGATGGTTGTCGCCCAATCTCGACGAGAGCGCCGTCTCGGGCTAG
- a CDS encoding protein-disulfide reductase DsbD family protein — protein MILRLFLMLVALFAALPAAAQTTNIVPRLEAEGPAPAGGGSVELAIVFETSPGWHGYWLNPGEAGLPLNIEWDLPEGAEIGELRFPTPTKLEAFGLVNYVYKDDHAVLTTLTLPKIDSGTVPIRGTGTWLACTDKICVPEKGSFSVVIPVGEGADHSDDFDRYRRALPRPIAGAATYQVEGQRLSIAIPLPATITVTEPEFFVGQDGVIDYAAPQSFRRKGDQLIADLQVRDPAKTDFGSVGGVITLGPGQALSFTASLGSVPSGGDSIGTFAISAIAIALGGALLGGLLLNLMPCVFPVLAMKAVHLARAGGSAKEARRDALGYTVGAVAGTASLGALLLLIRAGGSAAGWAFQLQDPRTIFLLLLLATAITANLAGLFRLPALGGNLETSGSIGTGALAAFVATPCAGPFLGAALGTALVLPTAAAIGVFAMLGLGLALPFILIAFVPALREKLPRPGPWMIKLQRGLAIPMGLSALAALWLLWRLVGDIALVAGIAAMISLAFFLWLGSRRRGLGWVALAVGIGLVVAGAVYLPDRPSTEAAVPDFAEPWSEDAVAAARAQGRPVFVYFTADWCLTCKVNERAAIKRQATLDAFGEADVAVFVGDWTDGDPEITRFLEAMQRAAVPIYLWYAPGEDVEELPQVITQDMLVERAQSSAR, from the coding sequence ATGATCCTGCGCCTTTTCCTCATGCTCGTCGCTTTGTTCGCCGCGCTTCCCGCGGCGGCGCAAACGACCAATATCGTTCCGCGTCTGGAGGCCGAGGGGCCTGCGCCTGCGGGCGGCGGCAGCGTTGAACTCGCGATCGTCTTCGAGACCAGCCCGGGCTGGCACGGCTACTGGCTAAACCCGGGCGAAGCGGGACTGCCGCTCAATATCGAGTGGGACCTGCCAGAGGGTGCCGAGATCGGCGAACTGCGATTTCCCACGCCGACGAAGCTCGAGGCGTTTGGACTGGTCAATTATGTCTACAAGGACGATCACGCGGTCCTGACCACGCTGACCCTGCCCAAGATCGACAGCGGGACCGTTCCGATCCGCGGCACGGGGACGTGGCTGGCCTGTACCGACAAGATCTGCGTGCCGGAAAAGGGTAGTTTTTCGGTCGTGATACCGGTCGGCGAAGGCGCCGATCATAGCGACGACTTTGACCGCTACCGCCGCGCGCTGCCGCGCCCGATCGCGGGCGCTGCGACCTATCAGGTGGAGGGTCAGCGCCTGTCGATCGCCATTCCGCTGCCCGCGACCATCACTGTCACAGAACCTGAATTTTTCGTCGGCCAGGACGGGGTGATCGACTATGCGGCACCGCAGAGCTTCAGGCGCAAGGGCGACCAGCTCATTGCCGATCTGCAGGTAAGGGATCCAGCCAAGACCGATTTCGGCTCAGTCGGAGGTGTCATAACATTGGGGCCGGGCCAGGCGCTCAGCTTTACCGCTTCGCTGGGCAGCGTGCCAAGCGGCGGCGACAGCATCGGGACCTTCGCGATCAGCGCTATCGCGATCGCTTTGGGCGGCGCGTTGCTCGGCGGTTTGCTCCTGAACCTGATGCCCTGCGTTTTCCCGGTGCTGGCGATGAAGGCCGTCCATCTCGCGCGCGCCGGCGGCAGTGCGAAAGAAGCGCGGCGCGATGCGCTCGGTTATACGGTCGGTGCCGTTGCCGGCACGGCCAGCCTTGGCGCGCTGCTGTTGCTGATCCGCGCGGGCGGCAGTGCCGCGGGCTGGGCCTTCCAGCTGCAGGATCCACGAACGATCTTCCTGCTCCTGCTGCTGGCGACCGCGATCACCGCGAACCTTGCCGGCTTGTTTCGCTTGCCGGCGCTCGGGGGCAATCTCGAGACCTCGGGCTCGATCGGCACGGGCGCTTTAGCGGCATTCGTGGCGACCCCGTGCGCTGGGCCTTTCCTTGGTGCGGCGCTTGGCACCGCACTGGTGCTGCCGACGGCAGCCGCGATTGGTGTCTTTGCGATGCTGGGGCTGGGGCTTGCCTTGCCCTTCATCCTGATCGCGTTCGTGCCAGCCTTGCGCGAGAAGCTGCCGCGCCCCGGCCCCTGGATGATAAAATTGCAGCGCGGTCTTGCCATTCCGATGGGGCTGAGCGCGCTTGCGGCGCTGTGGCTGCTCTGGCGGCTGGTGGGTGATATTGCACTGGTTGCCGGGATCGCCGCGATGATTAGCCTGGCCTTTTTCCTCTGGCTGGGGAGCCGCCGGCGTGGGCTTGGCTGGGTGGCGCTGGCAGTAGGCATCGGCCTTGTCGTTGCTGGCGCAGTCTATTTGCCCGATCGCCCTTCGACCGAGGCGGCGGTACCCGATTTCGCCGAACCGTGGAGCGAGGACGCGGTCGCTGCCGCGCGCGCGCAAGGGCGTCCAGTCTTCGTCTACTTCACCGCCGACTGGTGCCTCACGTGCAAGGTGAACGAGCGCGCCGCGATCAAGCGGCAGGCGACGCTCGACGCGTTCGGGGAAGCCGACGTCGCGGTCTTCGTTGGCGACTGGACCGACGGCGATCCCGAAATCACGCGATTCCTCGAGGCGATGCAGCGCGCGGCGGTACCCATCTACCTCTGGTACGCGCCCGGCGAAGACGTAGAAGAACTGCCGCAGGTGATCACGCAGGACATGCTCGTCGAGCGGGCTCAGTCCTCGGCGCGGTAG
- a CDS encoding amidohydrolase, whose product MTRLLIAASAFALAAPAYADTLYTNVNGLQADAEGNLKRFSALLVDDDGKVIATFEKGRIQMRADNVVNMEGAHMLPGLIDAHGHVMSLGMAALRLDLVGTTSIEEFQQRLADYAAANPDLPWILGRGWNQELFDDPRFPTAADLDAVVSDRPVWLGRIDGHAAVGNSKAMEIAGITADTEAPEGGAIERLADGRPAGVFVDAAEGLVTKFIPEPDAPMFDRALAAAQEFALSEGLTGVADMGTTVDDWLAMRRAGDEGTLNLRIMSYAAGTDPALKIAGNRPTPWLYDGKLRMAGVKLYADGALGSRGAYLKAPYHDADTQGLLFQSAEDLLTQARTVSPAFQLAIHAIGDGANDQVLDVLETLGGDDRRWRIEHVQILDPADLPRLAAANIVASMQPVHQTSDWKMAEKRLGPDRLGAAYAWRSLDDSGAVLAFGSDFPVEHPDPFVGLKVAVSREDADGEPEGGWIADEKVSLGTALAGFTVGAAYAGLAEQHFGSLTAGRYADFIIVDRDISAIPTENIAETKVLATYVGGKEVYRAED is encoded by the coding sequence ATGACCCGCCTGCTGATCGCCGCATCCGCCTTCGCCCTGGCCGCACCGGCCTATGCCGACACGCTTTATACCAATGTGAACGGATTACAGGCCGATGCCGAAGGCAATCTGAAACGGTTCTCGGCCCTCCTCGTCGATGATGATGGCAAGGTCATCGCCACGTTCGAAAAAGGGCGCATCCAGATGCGTGCCGACAACGTGGTGAACATGGAAGGCGCGCATATGCTGCCCGGCCTGATCGATGCCCACGGACACGTCATGAGCCTTGGCATGGCGGCGCTGCGGCTTGATCTCGTCGGCACGACGTCAATCGAGGAATTCCAGCAGCGCCTCGCCGACTATGCTGCCGCCAATCCAGACTTGCCGTGGATCCTCGGGCGCGGGTGGAACCAGGAATTGTTCGACGATCCGCGCTTTCCCACCGCCGCCGATCTCGACGCGGTCGTCAGCGACCGTCCGGTATGGCTCGGCCGCATCGATGGTCATGCTGCAGTCGGCAATTCGAAGGCCATGGAGATCGCGGGTATCACGGCGGACACCGAAGCCCCTGAAGGCGGCGCGATCGAGCGCCTCGCCGATGGCCGCCCTGCCGGGGTGTTCGTCGATGCTGCCGAAGGCCTCGTGACGAAGTTCATCCCCGAACCCGACGCGCCGATGTTCGATCGTGCACTCGCCGCCGCGCAGGAATTTGCCCTCAGCGAAGGGCTCACCGGCGTTGCCGACATGGGCACTACCGTCGACGACTGGCTGGCGATGCGGCGCGCCGGCGATGAAGGGACGCTCAACCTGCGGATCATGAGCTATGCTGCGGGGACCGATCCGGCGCTTAAAATTGCAGGCAACCGTCCGACGCCCTGGCTCTATGACGGCAAATTGAGGATGGCGGGCGTAAAGCTTTATGCCGACGGCGCGCTCGGGTCGCGCGGCGCCTATCTCAAAGCGCCGTATCACGACGCGGACACGCAGGGCCTGCTGTTCCAGTCAGCTGAAGATCTGCTTACGCAAGCGCGCACCGTGTCGCCCGCGTTCCAGCTTGCCATCCATGCCATCGGTGACGGCGCCAACGACCAGGTCCTCGACGTCCTCGAGACGCTGGGCGGTGACGATCGCCGCTGGCGGATCGAACATGTGCAAATCCTCGACCCGGCGGACTTGCCGCGCCTCGCTGCTGCCAACATCGTTGCCTCGATGCAGCCCGTCCATCAGACCAGCGACTGGAAGATGGCCGAAAAGCGCCTTGGCCCCGATCGTTTGGGCGCGGCTTATGCGTGGAGGAGCCTTGATGACAGCGGCGCGGTGCTGGCCTTCGGCTCCGACTTTCCGGTCGAACACCCCGATCCCTTCGTCGGCCTCAAGGTCGCGGTCAGCCGCGAAGATGCCGATGGCGAGCCCGAGGGCGGCTGGATTGCGGACGAAAAAGTCTCGCTGGGCACCGCGCTTGCCGGGTTTACCGTTGGCGCTGCCTATGCCGGGCTCGCAGAACAGCATTTCGGCTCGCTCACGGCGGGCCGCTACGCCGATTTCATCATCGTTGATCGCGATATCTCGGCAATTCCGACCGAGAACATCGCCGAAACGAAGGTGCTCGCCACCTATGTCGGCGGCAAGGAAGTCTACCGCGCCGAGGACTGA